A genomic region of Arachis hypogaea cultivar Tifrunner chromosome 5, arahy.Tifrunner.gnm2.J5K5, whole genome shotgun sequence contains the following coding sequences:
- the LOC140184726 gene encoding U-box domain-containing protein 34-like yields MCDDYSFTSLSSPTENEEMEAEVRKLKLELKQTMEMYSSARKEALTAKEKAMELQRWKKEEKRKMEDLQISEGAALASPGGEKEKDQKMAESEAQKKISPEKTSPREAPQMKRGLEPLGVGTAMYRRYSIEEIEEATQKFSAAFKIGEGGYGPVYKGELDHTPVAIKLLRPDATHGREQFNQEVEVLTCIRHPNMVLLLGACPEYGCLVYEYMTNGSLDDCLLRRGKLPALPWQLRFQIAAEIATGLLFLHQTKPEPIVHRDLKPGNILLDRNFVSKISDVGLARLVPPSVADAVTQYRLTSTAGTFCYIDPEYQQTGMLGIKSDIYSLGIMLLQIVTARSPMGLAHHVKRAIAKGTLEEVLDPAISDWPMDHTLHFTKLALKCAEMMRKDRPDLGKVVLPELNKLRTFAEENMPPMMMFGRAFSPRPQQ; encoded by the exons ATGTGTGATGACTACTCATTCACCTCTCTATCATCACCAACAGAGAAC GAAGAAATGGAAGCTGAGGTAAGGAAGCTAAAGCTAGAACTGAAGCAGACAATGGAGATGTATAGCTCAGCTCGCAAGGAAGCTCTAACAGCAAAGGAGAAG GCAATGGAGCTTCAACGgtggaaaaaggaagaaaagaggaagatggAAGACTTACAAATATCGGAAGGAGCGGCATTGGCTAGTCCAGGGGGGGAGaaagaaaaggatcaaaagatggCAGAGTCTGAAGCACAGAAAAAAATTAGTCCAGAGAAAACATCTCCGCGAGAAGCACCACAGATGAAGAGAGGACTAGAACCTCTAGGAGTTGGTACTGCAATGTACCGAAGGTATTCCATTGAGGAAATCGAGGAAGCGACACAAAAGTTCTCAGCAGCTTTCAAGATCGGTGAAGGAGGCTATGGCCCTGTATACAAGGGTGAATTAGATCACACACCGGTTGCAATAAAACTTCTGAGGCCAGATGCAACTCACGGAAGGGAACAATTTAATCAAGAG GTTGAAGTGTTAACTTGTATAAGGCATCCAAACATGGTTCTCCTCCTCGGAGCATGCCCAGAGTATGGTTGCTTAGTGTATGAGTACATGACTAATGGGAGCTTGGATGATTGCCTCCTCCGACGAGGGAAGTTACCGGCTCTTCCTTGGCAGCTAAGGTTCCAAATTGCTGCAGAGATAGCCACAGGCCTCCTATTCCTTCACCAGACAAAGCCAGAGCCCATTGTACACCGCGACTTGAAGCCAGGAAACATTTTGCTAGACCGGAATTTCGTGAGCAAGATCAGTGATGTTGGGCTAGCCAGGCTTGTCCCTCCTTCGGTTGCAGACGCCGTCACTCAGTATCGTTTGACATCAACAGCCGGAACATTCTGTTACATTGACCCTGAGTACCAACAGACTGGCATGCTTGGAATCAAGTCTGATATTTACTCACTCGGGATCATGCTTCTCCAAATTGTGACAGCTAGGTCACCAATGGGTTTGGCTCATCATGTTAAGAGGGCCATCGCCAAAGGGACTTTGGAAGAGGTGCTTGATCCAGCTATTTCTGACTGGCCAATGGACCACACCTTGCATTTCACCAAACTCGCCTTGAAATGCGCCGAAATGATGAGAAAAGATAGACCTGATCTTGGGAAAGTTGTCTTACCTGAGCTCAATAAACTTAGGACATTTGCTGAAGAAAACATGCCTCCTATGATGATGTTTGGAAGAGCCTTCTCTCCAAGACCACAACAATGA